In one Ochotona princeps isolate mOchPri1 chromosome 16, mOchPri1.hap1, whole genome shotgun sequence genomic region, the following are encoded:
- the PRODH2 gene encoding hydroxyproline dehydrogenase yields MLRACQALRAPASPSAGSWQPLRFDGGAFHLKGTGELARALLVLRLCAWPPLVTHGLALQAWSQHLLGSWLSGKLLRASFYGQFVAGETADEVRDCVRRLRALGLQPLLAVPTEEEPDSVAKTGEDWYEGNLSTMLRCVELQRSLAEPPGLAGNNLMQLKVTALASTRLCKELTSQLARPGASSELSPERLADVMDSGQNPQISCLNAEQNLHLQASLSRLHRVAERAWEQRVRLLVDAEYSSINHALSLLVAALAVRWNRPGEGGPWVWNTYQAYLKDTHERLGRDAEAAHKAGLAFGVKLVRGAYLDKERALARLQGTEDPTQADYEATSRSYSRCLELMLTHVTHRGPLCQLMVASHNEESVGQATKRMWELGIPQDGPVCFGQLLGMCDHVSLALGQAGYAVYKSIPYGSLEEVIPYLIRRAQENRSVLQGARREQVLLRQELWRRLLGGGPRATQ; encoded by the exons ATGCTTCGGGCTTGCCAAGCGCTCCGTGCCCCAGCCAGCCCCTCCGCGGGCAGCTGGCAGCCCCTGCGCTTCGATGGCGGGGCCTTTCATCTCAAGGGCACAGGGGAGCTGGCACGGGCTCTGCTGGTGCTGCGGCTGTGTGCCTGGCCCCCTCTGGTCACCCACGGGCTTGCA cttcaggcctGGTCTCAGCAcctcctgggttcctggctctcaggCAAGCTTCTCCGAGCATCCTTCTATGGGCAGTTCGTGGCCGGGGAGACGGCAGACGAGGTGAGGGATTGTGTCCGGCGGCTCCGGGCTCTGGGCCTCCAGCCCCTGCTAGCAGTCCCTACTGAGGAGGAGCCAGACTCAGTTGCAAAGACTGG TGAGGACTGGTACGAGGGGAACCTCAGTACCATGCTGCGCTGCGTGGAGCTGCAGCGGAGCCTCGCTGagcccccaggcctggctgggaacAACCTCATGCAGCTGAAGGTGACGGCGCTGGCCAGCACCCGGCTCTGT AAGGAGCTGACCTCACAGCTCGCGAGGCCAGGGGCCTCCTCGGAGCTGAGTCCCGAGAGGTTGGCGGATGTCATGGACTCTGGGCAG AACCCTCAGATCTCCTGCCTCAACGCCGAACagaacctgcacctgcaggccTCCCTGAGCCGCTTGCACCGGGTGGCGGAG CGTGCCTGGGAGCAGCGCGTGCGCCTCCTGGTGGACGCCGAGTACAGCTCCATCAACCACGCgctctctctgctggtggccgCGCTGGCTGTGCGCTGGAACCGGCCCGGGGAAGGCGGCCCCTGGGTGTGGAACACGTACCAGGCCTATCTGAAG GACACACATGAGCGGCTTGGGCGGGACGCCGAGGCTGCACACAAGGCCGGTCTGGCCTTCGGAGTGAAGTTGGTCCGAGGGGCCTACCTGGACAAGGAGAGAGCGCTGGCCCGGCTCCAGGGGACGGAAGATCCCACACAGGCCGACTACGAGGCCACCAGCAGGAG TTACAGCCGCTGCCTGGAGCTGATGCTGACCCATGTGACCCACCGGGGCCCCCTATGCCAACTCATGGTGGCTTCCCACAATGAGGAATCTGTTGGCCAGGCAACCAAGCG CATGTGGGAGCTGGGCATTCCTCAGGACGGGCCTGTCTGCTTCGGACAACTTCTGGGCATGTGTGACCACGTCTCCCTGGCCCTGG GACAGGCCGGCTATGCCGTATACAAGTCCATCCCCTACGGCTCCCTGGAGGAAGTGATCCCCTACCTGATCCGGAGAGCCCAGGAGAACCGCAGTGTGCTTCAGGGCGCTCGCAGGGAGCAAGTACTTCTCCGCCAGGAGCTCTGGCggaggctgctgggaggaggcCCGAGGGCCACCCAGTAG